Genomic window (Pseudomonas sp. L5B5):
CGACGCTCGATTGCTCGCGATGGTCGTTAGCGGTTGCGTGTGTTGACTGGATAAACGCAGCGCCCCGAAGTCCATCGCGGGCAAGCCTCGCTCCTACAACTTCCTTCTGATCGGCATCAGGCAGGTGGCCTCCATTGTTTATAGACGGCAAAAACCACTCCTGCCCAGGCCGCGACAGTCACCCTTGGCAGGAAAAAAACAGCCAGTGACTGGCCTGTGGAAGGGCTGTTCCAGGTGCGCCGGACACCCGCTCACTCAGCGTCGGCGAACACCTGGACCAGCCAGTCGACGAACACCCGTACCCGCGCAGAGAGTTGACGGTTATGGGGGTAAACCACCGATACCGGCATCGAGGGCGGCGGCGTATCACTGAGGATCTCGCACATCAGCCCCTGGGCGAGCGCTTCGGCCACGTGGTAGCGCGGGCACTGGATGATGCCCAGCCCTGCCAGGGCCGAGGCGCCGTAGATCTGGGCGCCAAACACCGAGAGCGCGCCGTCGAGGGCGATGTGGCGAAGCTTGCCGGCGACCAGGAACTCGAAGGGCAGCGGCCCGCTGGCGCTGCGCGAGACATAGTTCACAGCCCGGTGCCGGGACAGCTCCTCCAGGTTCCGGGGCTCACCATGACGAGCCAGGTAGGCGGGGCTTGCACAGGTCACCTGGGCCAGGTTCGCCACCCGCCGGCCGATCAGCGAGGAGTCGC
Coding sequences:
- a CDS encoding LysR family transcriptional regulator codes for the protein MDQVKAMKVFVRIYERSSFTLAADDLNLPRATLTHTLNQFEAWLGTRLLERSTRRVRPTLDGEAYYPRCVQLLAQLEEAELAFRTVEPHGRLRVDMHGTLARHFVIPSLGQFMQRYPQIELAISEADHFVDLIAEGVDCVLRAGTLGDSSLIGRRVANLAQVTCASPAYLARHGEPRNLEELSRHRAVNYVSRSASGPLPFEFLVAGKLRHIALDGALSVFGAQIYGASALAGLGIIQCPRYHVAEALAQGLMCEILSDTPPPSMPVSVVYPHNRQLSARVRVFVDWLVQVFADAE